From the genome of Cydia strobilella chromosome 21, ilCydStro3.1, whole genome shotgun sequence, one region includes:
- the LOC134750927 gene encoding vesicular inhibitory amino acid transporter: MNLGRFKLPPIKNALEVAMQTVRQQMPDKAGPPPRPPQAVRFANQDMGESCELSTMNETTSPSYQSTNPTNPFLSGELQAEDSFTSYQNTYPQQEAPRTQSMQSVDFYASSEEGGFEEGGGKPGCKINEFQAAWNVTNAIQGMFVVSLPFAVLQGGYWAIAAMIGIAHICCYTGRILVECLYEDDPATGRRVRVRDSYVGIAKECFGRKYGARIVNIAQIIELVMTCILYVVVCGDLMIGTFPDGSIDTRSWMMLTGIFLLPLGFLKSLQSVSMLSFWCTMSHLIINAIVLGYCVLYIGDWGWGKVKWSLDFENFPISLGVIVFSYTSQIFLPTLEGNMEDPGKFEWMLKWSHIAAAAFKSVFGYVCFLTFQNDTQQVITNNLRSSGFKGLVNFFLVVKAVLSYPLPYYAACDLLERALFRGKPKTLFPVIYALDGELKVWGLAWRLGVVMFTVLMAIFIPHFAILMGFIGSFTGTMLSFIWPAYFHLKLKGPYLDSQTVAYNYFIICLGVLFGVIGMYDSGSALIKAFQIGLPF, translated from the exons ATGAATTTGGGTCGGTTTAAGTTGCCCCCGATCAAGAATGCGTTGGAGGTGGCAATGCAGACGGTGAGGCAGCAGATGCCTGATAAAGCTGGACCACCGCCGCGTCCACCGCAGGCCGTTAGATTCGCTAATCAAG ATATGGGCGAAAGCTGCGAGCTATCAACAATGAATGAAACTACATCGCCGTCGTATCAATCGACGAATCCTACCAATCCGTTTCTCAGCGGAGAACTGCAGGCTGAGGACTCATTCACCAGCTATCAGAACACCTACCCGCAACAGGAGGCACCAAG GACTCAAAGTATGCAGAGCGTTGACTTTTATGCTTCATCAGAAGAGGGTGGTTTTGAAGAAGGCGGTGGCAAGCCGGGTTGCAAGATCAACGAGTTCCAAGCTGCCTGGAACGTCACCAACGCTATTCAG GGCATGTTCGTAGTATCCCTACCGTTTGCCGTTCTCCAAGGCGGCTACTGGGCCATCGCGGCCATGATCGGCATCGCCCACATCTGCTGCTACACTGGCCGCATCCTCGTTGAGTGCCTGTACGAAGACGACCCGGCCACGGGACGACGCGTCCGCGTCCGCGACTCCTACGTCGGCATCGCCAAGGAGTGCTTCGGCCGCAAATATGGTGCTAGGATCGTTAACATTGCTCAAATTATTGAACTTGTCATGACCTGCATTCTGTACGTCGTTGTCTGCGGCGATTTGATGATAGGAACCTTCCCTGATGGCTCCATCGACACTCGATCTTGGATGATGCTCACTGGCATCTTCCTTTTACCTTTGGGTTTCTTGAAATCTCTTCAAAGCGTCAGTATGCTGTCATTCTGGTGTACCATGAGCCACTTAATTATCAACGCTATTGTGCTTGGGTACTGTGTCTTGTACATCGGAGATTGGGGCTGGGGTAAAGTCAAATGGAGTCTAGATTTTGAGAACTTCCCGATAAGTCTGGGTGTGATCGTGTTCTCTTACACATCTCAGATATTCCTCCCTACTCTAGAAGGCAACATGGAAGATCCGGGCAAGTTTGAGTGGATGTTGAAGTGGTCACACATCGCGGCTGCCGCTTTCAAGTCCGTGTTCGGATACGTGTGCTTCCTGACTTTCCAAAACGATACTCAACAGGTTATAACTAACAATCTCCGCTCTTCTGGATTTAAGGGACTTGTAAACTTTTTCCTAGTGGTCAAAGCCGTTCTAAGTTACCCATTACCGTACTATGCTGCCTGCGATCTGTTGGAACGTGCACTGTTTAGGGGTAAGCCTAAGACACTTTTCCCTGTGATTTACGCTTTGGATGGAGAGTTAAAAGTGTGGGGGCTCGCTTGGCGGCTGGGTGTTGTGATGTTCACAGTCTTGATGGCGATATTCATTCCACACTTCGCTATTCTGATGGGCTTTATTGGAAGCTTCACTGGTACGATGTTGAGCTTCATATGGCCGGCTTATTTCCACTTGAAACT
- the LOC134750877 gene encoding uncharacterized protein LOC134750877: MIIDAFEIYGHDPTDKLDHFAHYQLQMMKIKRAPDQYMINEYVHIAVDHLARFIHMHVKELKVLLIALEDAVDNMLTMYDNHNAIKTERVATYNAGAGGAVPSEFYLSQEYYCGRNVYIFVSELYSDIYNMGRGPAPYCKGRGFHFLGFVHFMDDNKYYLEEDPNISFATDNYLHGLECHLDVCIYRFPFKKGLQHVRDVVTLPKALVKCGTEVYKLPPLTAASCIITSGSFILDFNIQGMRFRHFDYILILPNGHIFYTKEKQTPLFCDHHVCEWNNTNFYGGPFAIPGDPGTGLMPIPPFFEQTTSPPFADQSTPPSGGPFENVTYSLDGCWFMFPPNYGSIAGISYLDPLTINEYRFTCQGSGNKGLYWYPQWMGAPPHHPYPQAGDMPKHEEGGGDAFYPHQQGPQPPPLIVPRLAD; this comes from the exons ATGATAATCGACGCCTTCGAGATCTACGGACATGATCCTACGGACAAGTTGGACCATTTTGCCCATTATCAGCTTCAGATGATGAAGATCAAACGCGCGCCTGATCAG TACATGATCAATGAGTACGTGCACATCGCGGTGGACCACCTTGCCAGGTTCATTCATATGCACGTCAAGGAGCTGAAG GTGCTCCTGATAGCTTTAGAAGACGCGGTAGATAACATGCTAACGATGTACGACAACCACAATGCCATCAAGACGGAGCGCGTTGCCACCTACAATGCGGGTGCAGGTGGCGCTGTGCCTTCAGAGTTCTACCTCAGTCAAG AATACTACTGCGGCCGCAACGTGTACATCTTCGTGTCGGAGCTGTACAGCGACATATACAACATGGGGCGCGGGCCGGCGCCCTACTGCAAGGGCCGCGGCTTCCACTTCCTCGGCTTCGTACACTTCATGGACGACAACAAGTATTACCTCGAGGAGGACCCGAACATATCCTTTGCAACGGATAATTATTTGCATGGACTCGAGTGCCACCTTGACGTGTGTATCTACAG GTTTCCGTTCAAGAAAGGCTTGCAGCACGTCCGCGACGTGGTGACGCTACCGAAGGCGCTGGTGAAGTGTGGCACGGAGGTGTACAAGCTGCCGCCGCTCACCGCCGCCTCCTGCATCATCACCTCCGGCTCCTTCATCCTCGACTTCAACATACAGGGCATGCGGTTCCGTCACTTTGATTACATTCTA ATCCTACCCAACGGGCACATATTCTACACGAAGGAAAAGCAAACACCTCTCTTCTGTGACCATCACGTTTGCGAGTGGAACAATACTAATTTCTACGGAG GTCCCTTCGCCATCCCAGGTGATCCTGGGACTGGCCTGATGCCGATCCCCCCCTTCTTTGAGCAGACCACATCCCCACCCTTTGCGGACCAGTCCACACCACCATCCGGTGGCCCCTTCGAGAACGTTAcct ACTCTCTAGACGGATGCTGGTTCATGTTCCCCCCGAACTACGGGTCCATCGCGGGTATCAGCTACCTGGACCCGCTCACCATCAACGAGTACAGATTCACGTGCCAGGGATCCGGCAACAAG GGCTTATACTGGTACCCGCAATGGATGGGTGCGCCGCCGCACCACCCGTACCCGCAGGCGGGCGATATGCCCAAGCACGAGGAGGGCGGCGGAGACGCCTTCTACCCTCACCAGCAGGGGCCGCAGCCCCCGCCACTTATTGTGCCAAGACTCGCAGATTAG